The following are encoded together in the Populus trichocarpa isolate Nisqually-1 chromosome 5, P.trichocarpa_v4.1, whole genome shotgun sequence genome:
- the LOC7477653 gene encoding protein BASIC PENTACYSTEINE6, with the protein MDDGVHRENGRHKADQYKTAQGQWLMQPQPSMKQIMAIMAERDAAIHERNMALSEKKAAVAERDMAFLQRDSAIAERNNALLERDNAIATLQYRENSFASANTSSSPPGYHNSRGVKHMHHQQQHIHLPHMNEGAYGTREMQTSDAVPISPVASEAAKPRRGKRPKDTQSTPSNKKTSKSPMKVKRESEDLNNMFGKSNEWKNGEDMNGGGDGLNKQLAASKSDWKGQDLGLNQVAFDETTMPAPVCSCTGFFRQCYKWGNGGWQSSCCTTALSMYPLPAVPNKRHARVGGRKMSGSAFSKLLSRLAAEGQDLSNPVDLKDHWAKHGTNRYITIK; encoded by the exons ATGGATGATGGTGTTCATCGTGAAAATGGCAGGCACAAAGCAGATCAATATAAAACAGCTCAGGGCCAG TGGCTGATGCAACCACAGCCATCCATGAAACAGATCATGGCCATCATGGCTGAAAGAGATGCTGCCATTCATGAGAGAAATATGGCCCTTTCAGAAAAGAAGGCGGCTGTTGCAGAGAGAGACATGGCATTCCTGCAGCGAGACTCAGCGATTGCTGAGCGAAATAATGCCCTACTGGAGCGAGACAATGCTATTGCAACTCTGCAATATCGAGAGAACTCCTTTGCAAGTGCTAACACATCCTCTAGTCCACCAGGATACCATAACTCGCGTGGGGTGAAGCACATGCATCACCAGCAGCAGCATATTCATCTGCCACACATGAATGAAGGTGCATATGGTACTAGGGAAATGCAGACAAGTGATGCTGTGCCAATATCACCGGTTGCTTCTGAGGCTGCAAAGCCACGTCGGGGTAAACGACCAAAGGATACTCAGTCAACCCCATCTAATAAAAAGACCTCAAAATCACCAATGAAGGTTAAGAGGGAGAGCGAGGACTTGAACAACATGTTTGGAAAGTCAAATGAGTGGAAGAATGGGGAGGATATGAATGGTGGAGGTGATGGTCTAAACAAACAGCTGGCAGCATCTAAGTCTGATTGGAAGGGTCAAGACCTGGGGTTGAACCAGGTTGCTTTTGATGAAACAACCATGCCAGCACCAGTGTGCTCCTGCACTGGATTCTTTAGGCAGTGCTATAAATGGGGAAATGGTGGATGGCAGTCTTCATGCTGCACAACTGCCTTGTCAATGTATCCTCTACCTGCAGTGCCCAACAAGCGGCATGCTCGTGTTGGTGGGCGAAAAATGAGTGGGAGTGCTTTTAGCAAACTGCTTAGCCGACTTGCAGCTGAAGGCCAGGATCTGTCAAATCCAGTTGATCTCAAGGATCATTGGGCCAAGCATGGAACTAATCGCTACATAACAATTAAATAG